The window GAGATAAATATTTTAggatataataattgaaatcttttaaatatttgattttttgttatatGAATCTTTTAGagatttcttatttatatgatattttaatttgaatttttaaatatttaaatttattttttttatttttaatctaacgacatattaataatttttattttcacataaaataaacattcttATAATAGTCTTCCCATCATAATTTTCATTCTTACATAATAATTCTATCTCACACAAGAATCAGTACAATTTCTATAACAACCAGTATTTTAGTCGGTGTATTaggcaaaataaatttttattttatagaattaaaatttaaaatttatgataaatatatatatatatatatatatatatatatatatataattatgaatatgtaaattattttatgattaaaatctgtaataaataatattttggaacatataaattatattttgtatttataataaatgtttttatttaaattttattagtttgtaatcacatgattttattattaggtgaaagaaaaaatatattatttttattaacataaagagtagaaatgaataaaatttgaataaaaaaataaaacttaaaaaatatcatattttcaagaaatagaaaatgtattgtttcatgatattttttaatgaaattttagtgAGCCTTTGTTTCATGATATCTTATGCTCCCCGGACTTTTTTGGGTGAATTTGATTGTGTGGAACGAAAAgaatttcaagaaaattaaaatataaatatttgaattaaatggATTCACgttactttttgaaaaaaattcctaTTTTCCTTGAACAGTAATGCTTCTTGGCTACCAAACCAAGGGTTAATCCATCGACAGTTATTTTGGGTATTCAGTATTTTTGTTAGGACATTAAATACAAGTGTGAAAGAGTTACAATCAACGATCCATATGATTCATACGAATTTGTGATCCGTGATCTgtatgagttaaaaaaaaattcatacagATCAACAATCcatgagtttttaattttttttttgttatttttttaaaattaaaaaaaaaactcatacggATCATCAatccgtatgagtcatacgATTCATCAatccgtatgagtcatacgATTCATCAATTCATACTAGCATATAGATCGTTAATCTATATGAGTTATACGGATCATTGATCTGTATTTAAAGAAAAGATGAAGGACATTTTAGTTCTTTTACTATGTTGCTGGGTGTCAAAGCAACTGCCAAATCCGTGGGGGTTTTACTTGTTTCATATGTGATTATGGAAAGCCCAATTATTGCGTTGAGTTATATGCTTGGATCAATGTTTTCCTTTTGTGTGTTACTGGACccattcttctcttttctcctaataataattaattgggaTTAGGCCCAATCATTTTGTATTGTAATACCAATGAATTTTTCGGCTCTATTCCTTTGTCTGCTACTACCATTGCTTCTTGCACCCATCGTTTGCTTCATGCAATCCCATAGTTTTTAATATTCCCATattaccatttaaatttctattgaaatgattttttctcatagttttatagttttcaatgaattttaattaatattaaaaagcttgaatatatttttaattcctcaaatttaGGGGTCTatcttaacaaataatttttttagtctcttgctaaattttttttagtccttttttGGGGTAAAAAATCATTTCACAAATTTgagggaataaaaaaaattataatttaggatATGAAAAGAGATATATCTCTcaatttaagaaactaaaaacatatttaaatcataaaaaaatttgttaataaaaatgtattagaGAGTATATTGCTATATTTCTGTTAGCCTATCAGGAGTTGAGTTTCTGGATGGACACTGGACAGCATAAATTAGTACCACTTGTCCACTTGTGTTGTTTAAATATGGGTTAAAGTTAAACATTGGCCGGTCGGTGTTTATAAGTTATTGGCTTTTTGTTGAGCTATGAGttgttagaataattttttgacGTCATTTTCTggttataatattaaaataaatgttaagaaACATATTAACTTTACGTACTCTATTCACTTAATttatattacaattttaaaagtgattgtaatttaaaattttaaaagaacaattgtatatttttattattatatatgttataagTGAGAAGTATCCATTTTTCATATGTGtctttttaacttttgtttGAGGTTCTGTGATTATATGTATGGAGAGACACACACATCGCTAAGCCATATAGTGTAGATTGTAGAGTACGCTATGGCAAATGATCTATTGGGCATTCCCTACGGCTTTTCCGCCACACAAATTCTGTCTAGATCACATATACACCTCAGACACAGAATAACTCGTGCCAATGCCGAATTTCTCAATGGATCATCAAGAAAACTCGTGTGCTACAAGAAAACAAGATACTCaatttacaaaaattgaaaatagatgttCAGCATATTACCGGCCCAATCGTTGGACTCATGAATTTGTCCAGTCCCTGGGAAATCATCTTGTGGTAACTTTATATTTAACttgattttaattcttttcttttccttcgtTAAAGGAAAGGGCCAAGAAAACCACAATTGCCATAAACATATGGAGTGATGTCTTTACactataaatactttttttacaaaaaaatttactattttatcttcttatcaTGTATTCATGTGTGCATAATAGCAACCCTCCTtcattaattgttactcatGCATAAGAACTTTCATTTATGTTAAGAAGATTATATGAAGTGCAGACGTGCCTGAGAGTTTCAGAGATGAAGAGGGAAATTTCAAAGTTAAAATTAGCAATAGCAACGATGTGCAAGGAATGTTAAGTCTTTATGAGGCATCACACCTGACATTCGAAGGAGAAAGTCTTTGGGAGGCAAAGCCATTTTCAAGAACATATCTCATGAACTTATTGAAACAAGGGATAGAGACTGAAGTTGCAAAAGAAGTTAGGCATGCATTGGAGGGGCTTCCTTATCACAAAAGATTTAAGAGACTAGAGGCACgacaatatatatattgacGCATTCGATAAAAAGGAACCACATAATCGCTTGTTGTTAGAGCTTGCAAAGCTAGATTTCAACATGGTTCAGTCACACGTAAAAAAGAACTACAAGAAGTGTCAAGGTCggagaaaatagaaaaggaaaaaagaataattatatattgttaaaaGAAATGATGTGCACAAATTCATCATCTAATAAAAATCGTGataattcctaaaattattttctgattAAGTTAACATTTCTTTAAGCAAAAAGTTAAGTCAatcataattttgataatattgttttaaaagaagaatgataAGATTTTTAATGAGTAAATGTTAGTGGTGAAGTagaatttttatataagatacatttttaataagtgttattttttaattaaaagtagatgcaatcatttaaaaaagtaatatcAAAAGTGTATAAGGAATTGTATCTAAGTTCAATTGttttaataaagttaaatattaaatcagatttattttagaagaaaagaaaaaccaatatataaaaattacaataatttgaGGAGCGaggaatatttatatatataaaaaaaaaggatagcaCGGGTTGAGTtagctttaattttatttgtaaatctCTAACATAGGCTAGAGTTATTTCTTTATTAATGTGTTGTTTGATACGTAGGTGGTGGAAGGACATTGGCCTTGCAAGTAAACTGAACTTTGCTAGTGACAGATTAGTGGAATCCGTCTTGTGGATGCTAGGAATGTTTCCTGAACCTCAATTCGCTAATTGCCGCAAAGAACTCACAAATGTGGGGAAGCTAATCACAATCATAAATGATGTATACGATGTCTATGGTACTTTGGATGAATTACAGCTCTTCACAGATGCTGTTGAGAGGTTTGTTCAACTAATATGAAGANNNNNNNNNNNNNNNNNNNNNNNNNNNNNNNNNNNNNNNNNNNNNNNNNNNNNNNNNNNNNNNNNNNNNNNNNNNNNNNNNNNNNNNNNNNNNNNNNNNNctttaaataattttttatgtttccatTTTCTTATTCTGAagttaacataaaattatatacaaGTGCATCAGATGGGGCGTGAATGACATAAACAATCTTCCAGACTACATGATACTATGCTTCCCAGCCTTCTTTAACACTGTTAATGTGATGACTTATGACATCTTTAAAGAACGGGACATCAAATGTCTTCCTCACCTCACAACTAATTATTCCTTTCATGTAGTTATTGTTacttaaactaattaaaatgttcACTTGATTAATATTACTTCACAGTCGTCTGATTTGTGCAAGTCATGCCTCCAAGAAGCAAAATGGTTTTACAACAAAGTCATCCACCATTCATTGAATTCCTAGAAAATGGATGGATCTCATCCTCAGGAGGGGTTCTTCTTACTCATTCCCACATCTTAGTCAGCCAATACCAAAACATCACAGATCTAGCATGACCCTTTGCGCTCTTCACTCACCATTTTTTTAGGCTTATCAATGATTTGGGAACATCAACGGTAATCTCAACTTATTTGTTTGCCACAACCCCATTAAGTAACCCCGCCAGATGAAACTTCATGTCTAACACTGTGCTTGTTGTTCTCCACAGGATGAGATAGAGAGGGGTGAAACCTCAAATTCAATCGTTAGCTACTTGCATGAAACTAGTCTTTCAGAAGAACATACCCATCAATACTATAGAGCTTTGATTGACAGAATGGCAGAACTTGAATAAATACCTAGTTATGAACTCCACATTCCCCAAATCTTTCATACAAGTTGTCTTTAACATGGATTGCTGAGTGCACATCCAATATGGAGATGGATCTACACGACACGACAATAGATCAAAGAACATAATAGAGTTGTTACTGTTTGATTTATTGTCGTGTGTGTATGTGACATGAT of the Glycine max cultivar Williams 82 chromosome 13, Glycine_max_v4.0, whole genome shotgun sequence genome contains:
- the LOC106795651 gene encoding isoprene synthase, chloroplastic; the protein is MNLSSPWEIILWWWKDIGLASKLNFASDRLVESVLWMLGMFPEPQFANCRKELTNVGKLITIINDVYDVYGTLDELQLFTDAVESRLICASHASKKQNGFTTKSSTIH